The following coding sequences lie in one Carassius carassius chromosome 1, fCarCar2.1, whole genome shotgun sequence genomic window:
- the LOC132143413 gene encoding phosphatidylinositol transfer protein beta isoform-like, with the protein MTRGAHFRRPQPVVDFTVLCRIGMVLVKQYQVLLPCSVEEYQVGQLYSVAEASKNNTGGGEGIEVLRNEPYEKDGEKGQYTHKIYHIHSKVPGFIQMFAPEGALVFHEKAWNAYPYCRTIVTNEYMKDDFFIKIETWHKPDMGTTENPHGLPHEEWDDIEIVPIDIADRSQVDDVDYKPEEDPAVYHSEKTGRGPLGPEWKKELHNGNCPYMTAYKLVTVHFRWWGLQGRVENFIHKQEKRLFTNFHRQLFCWLDRWVDLTMDDIRRMEEETQRELDQMRSQGSVRGMKAGED; encoded by the exons ATGACGCGCGGGGCTCACTTCCGGCGACCGCAGCCTGTTGTTGATTTTACCGTTCTGTGCAGAATCGGGATGGTACTCGTCAAGCAATA CCAGGTGCTGCTGCCATGTTCAGTAGAAGAG TACCAGGTTGGCCAACTGTACTCGGTTGCAGAGGCCAGTAAGAACAACACAGGGGGAGGAGAAGGGATCGAGGTCCTCCGAAATGAACCTTATGAGAAGGACGGAGAGAAGGGCCAGTACACTCACAAGATCTACCACATACACAG CAAGGTTCCTGGTTTTATTCAGATGTTTGCTCCCGAAGGAGCCCTGGTATTTCACGAGAAAGCCTGGAACGCCTACCCATACTGTCGCACAA TCGTTACA AATGAATACATGAAGGATGATTTTTTCATTAAGATTGAAACCTGGCATAAACCAGACATGGGAACAACTGAGAAT CCTCACGGTCTTCCTCATGAGGAGTGGGATGATATTGAGATCGTGCCGATCGATATAGCTGATCGCTCTCAGGTGGATGATGTG GACTATAAACCAGAAGAGGACCCTGCTGTCTACCACTCGGAGAAAACTGGCAGAGGACCTCTGGGACCTGAATGGAAG AAAGAGCTTCATAATGGTAACTGTCCCTACATGACAGCGTACAAGCTGGTGACTGTTCATTTCCGCTGGTGGGGTCTGCAGGGACGTGTGGAGAACTTCATTCATAAG CAGGAGAAAAGGCTTTTCACTAATTTCCATCGACAACTCTTTTGTTGGCTGGACCGCTGGGTGGACCTCACTATGGATGACATTCGTAGGATGGAGGAAGAAACACAGAGGGAGCTGGACCAG ATGCGTAGCCAAGGGTCTGTGCGAGGGATGAAAGCAGGCGAGGACTAG
- the LOC132143435 gene encoding SH2B adapter protein 1-like isoform X2, producing MNGSLLTPPSPRAAASSSPLPPSPSPSPSPPSPSLLPLSTRPPPLPPPTPASQPLSSLSETPTPSPSPCLSWTEFCELHARVAAGDFARHFRAFLQENPHYSPDSAAAFCRRFTDRFVQHFESELEGTGVGRDGTVSWVAQSDVTSLEEDAASPSLLPPEASTPFPTHTRAAPKPALTQEARGSEQFQSTGTFQDSYAHTQILPPSSSSSCSSSMGGNNGRREDRGIAIKYNQPGYKDLEEEDDSWVGPVAVEEEETDVVARDNEGEGDMTSERADLSQTCPNPSGTPANSGSKGSETPIGGHTKNKLKKRFSLRSVGRSVRGSVRGILHWRSSSSEAPQNCSSGNSAPLPSSYSYTTGLQDGKRNSGSQGVPASLPVSLSLPLSLPHSSSSSLPPSSSSSATSLSLSEARDWRRSNGDGEKEKWSHRLEKLRLSRSPPPTLSATAPPSSAVSPSALPPSSIGAPWKMGRLVREGGVTVCSSSDEFASTHGFPGFPFGLLHHGMDSTASGHPTAMGGTAGGRGMRWHKCRLVLKERDKDGGDGGLEYFLEFYIPPKSSKPRLTVPCCSIVDVRSTTAIEVPDKENTFLLQLEGQLQYVIETRDAVQMRAWLSDIRNAICLSEQEDVEGVCGSALTDLSSTPEFNDRLSQVCYGGVGGSPQLEPLPPELPPRAPLDESDSRLLGGGGGGLSTPFAETPDATGSFLFSEGSVSEKVEHPLSECQWFHGTLSRLKAAQLVLAGGMANHGVFLVRQSETRRGEYVLTFNFQGKAKHLRLSLNEDGQCRVQHLWFQSIFDMLEHFRVHPIPLESGGASDVTLISFVGATNVRQQGRERAGSRPTVCDVITTRHPDSPSTPISDCVLDQQTP from the exons ATGAACGGCTCCCTGTTAACCCCGCCCAGTCCACGGGCTGCGGCTAGTTCGTCTCCCCTTCCACCCTCCCCATCTCCATCGCCTTCTCCTCCATCTCCATCACTGTTGCCACTTTCTACAAGACCCCCACCCTTGCCTCCTCCAACTCCTGCCAGTCAGCCCTTGTCATCGTTATCCGAGACACCCACACCATCTCCATCTCCCTGCCTTAGCTGGACCGAGTTCTGTGAGCTCCACGCCCGAGTAGCCGCCGGTGACTTCGCCCGGCATTTCCGGGCCTTCTTGCAGGAGAACCCTCATTACTCCCCTGATTCGGCTGCTGCTTTTTGCCGCCGCTTTACAGACAGATTCGTTCAACATTTCGAGAGCGAGCTCGAGGGGACCGGTGTCGGTAGGGATGGAACAGTGAGCTGGGTCGCCCAATCTGACGTTACTTCACTGGAGGAGGATGCTGCATCTCCGTCCCTGCTGCCGCCAGAAGCCTCCACCCCATTCCCTACTCACACGCGGGCTGCGCCCAAACCGGCCTTGACCCAGGAGGCCCGTGGCTCGGAGCAATTCCAGAGCACCGGAACATTTCAGGACTCGTATGCTCATACTCAGATTCTCCCACCGTCCTCCTCTTCATCATGCTCTTCCTCTATGGGCGGGAATAACGGGCGGAGGGAGGACAGGGGAATAGCGATCAAATATAACCAACCTGGATACAAAGACCTGGAAGAAGAAGACGACAGCTGGGTGGGACCTGTCGCTGTTGAGGAGGAGGAGACGGATGTAGTAGCAAGGGACAATGAGGGCGAGGGTGATATGACCTCAGAAAGAGCCGATCTCAGCCAGACATGCCCCAATCCCTCTGGCACGCCAGCAAACTCTGGGTCAAAAGGCAGTGAGACACCCATTGGTGGTCACACGAAGAATAAACTAAAAAAGCGGTTCTCTTTGCGCAGCGTGGGCCGCAGCGTCCGAGGGAGCGTGCGAGGCATCTTGCACTGGCGTAGCTCCTCCAGTGAGGCCCCTCAGAACTGCAGCTCGGGTAATTCTGCCCCCCTTCCTTCCAGTTACAGCTACACTACAGGCCTGCAAGATGGCAAGAGGAACTCTGGCTCGCAGGGCGTTCCTGcatctctccctgtctctctctcccttcccctctctctccctcactcatcGTCCTCTTCATTGCCCCCATCATCCTCCAGTAGCGCCACCTCCCTCTCGCTCTCTGAGGCCCGTGACTGGCGGCGGAGCAATGGCGATGGGGAGAAGGAGAAGTGGAGTCACCGGTTGGAGAAACTGCGACTGTCCCGATCACCACCACCGACTCTGTCCGCCACAGCTCCACCTTCCTCGGCCGTGTCGCCCTCGGCGCTACCCCCAAGCAGCATCGGTGCCCCGTGGAAGATGGGCAGGCTGGTACGGGAGGGAGGTGTGACCGTGTGCTCATCTTCGGATGAGTTTGCCAGCACTCATGGATTCCCGGGATTTCCCTTTGGACTGCTGCACCACGGCATGGACAGCACAGCGTCGGGACATCCCACGGCCATGGGAGGAACTGCAGGCGGAAGGGGGATGCGGTGGCACAAGTGCCGTCTAGTTCTGAAAGAACGAGATAAGGACGGAGGGGATGGAGGGCTGGAGTATTTCCTGGAGTTTTACATCCCACCTAAG TCCTCCAAGCCCAGACTGACTGTCCCATGCTGCTCTATTGTTGATGTGAGGAGCACTACAGCCATAGAGGTGCCAGACAAAGAGAACACTTTTCTTCTGCAG TTGGAAGGTCAGTTGCAGTACGTGATCGAGACCAGAGATGCGGTTCAGATGAGAGCTTGGCTTAGTGACATCAGAAACGCCATTTGTCTGAG TGAGCAAGAGGATGTTGAGGGAGTGTGCGGCAGTGCTCTCACCGACCTCAGCAGTACGCCAGAATTCAACGACCGCCTGTCTCAAG TGTGTTATGGTGGAGTTGGTGGTTCTCCTCAGCTGGAGCCTCTACCTCCAGAGTTGCCACCCCGCGCCCCTCTTGATGAATCGGACAGTCGACTGCTTGGTGGGGGCGGAGGCGGTCTTAGCACACCTTTTGCAGAAACTCCTGATGCCACAG GATCGTTCCTGTTCTCTGAAGGTTCTGTTTCAGAGAAGGTGGAACATCCTCTGAGTGAGTGTCAGTGGTTTCACGGTACACTCTCTCGTCTTAAGGCGGCCCAGCTGGTGCTGGCGGGCGGCATGGCCAACCATGGAGTGTTCCTTGTGAGGCAGAGTGAGACACGCCGTGGGGAGTATGTCCTCACCTTCAACTTCCAGGGCAAAGCAAAG CACTTGCGTCTCTCCCTCAACGAGGATGGACAGTGTCGTGTGCAGCATCTCTGGTTCCAGTCCATTTTTGACATGCTGGAGCATTTCCGTGTGCACCCCATTCCCCTGGAGTCTGGGGGCGCCTCTGATGTCACCCTCATCAGTTTTGTGGGGGCCACGAATGTCCGGCAACAAG GCCGGGAAAGGGCAGGCAGCCGCcccacagtctgtgatgtcatCACCACGCGCCACCCCGACTCCCCATCAACCCCCATCTCTGACTGTGT ACTTGACCAGCAGACCCCGTAG
- the LOC132143435 gene encoding SH2B adapter protein 1-like isoform X1: MNGSLLTPPSPRAAASSSPLPPSPSPSPSPPSPSLLPLSTRPPPLPPPTPASQPLSSLSETPTPSPSPCLSWTEFCELHARVAAGDFARHFRAFLQENPHYSPDSAAAFCRRFTDRFVQHFESELEGTGVGRDGTVSWVAQSDVTSLEEDAASPSLLPPEASTPFPTHTRAAPKPALTQEARGSEQFQSTGTFQDSYAHTQILPPSSSSSCSSSMGGNNGRREDRGIAIKYNQPGYKDLEEEDDSWVGPVAVEEEETDVVARDNEGEGDMTSERADLSQTCPNPSGTPANSGSKGSETPIGGHTKNKLKKRFSLRSVGRSVRGSVRGILHWRSSSSEAPQNCSSGNSAPLPSSYSYTTGLQDGKRNSGSQGVPASLPVSLSLPLSLPHSSSSSLPPSSSSSATSLSLSEARDWRRSNGDGEKEKWSHRLEKLRLSRSPPPTLSATAPPSSAVSPSALPPSSIGAPWKMGRLVREGGVTVCSSSDEFASTHGFPGFPFGLLHHGMDSTASGHPTAMGGTAGGRGMRWHKCRLVLKERDKDGGDGGLEYFLEFYIPPKSSKPRLTVPCCSIVDVRSTTAIEVPDKENTFLLQLEGQLQYVIETRDAVQMRAWLSDIRNAICLSEQEDVEGVCGSALTDLSSTPEFNDRLSQVCYGGVGGSPQLEPLPPELPPRAPLDESDSRLLGGGGGGLSTPFAETPDATGSFLFSEGSVSEKVEHPLSECQWFHGTLSRLKAAQLVLAGGMANHGVFLVRQSETRRGEYVLTFNFQGKAKHLRLSLNEDGQCRVQHLWFQSIFDMLEHFRVHPIPLESGGASDVTLISFVGATNVRQQDLTSRPRSPPQPPPPPLPPGRPPPPTPPQERGIEPEAAGGGGASSGAEECEDREREPPLLQLEGVEGEEREGGRARAIDNQYSFF; this comes from the exons ATGAACGGCTCCCTGTTAACCCCGCCCAGTCCACGGGCTGCGGCTAGTTCGTCTCCCCTTCCACCCTCCCCATCTCCATCGCCTTCTCCTCCATCTCCATCACTGTTGCCACTTTCTACAAGACCCCCACCCTTGCCTCCTCCAACTCCTGCCAGTCAGCCCTTGTCATCGTTATCCGAGACACCCACACCATCTCCATCTCCCTGCCTTAGCTGGACCGAGTTCTGTGAGCTCCACGCCCGAGTAGCCGCCGGTGACTTCGCCCGGCATTTCCGGGCCTTCTTGCAGGAGAACCCTCATTACTCCCCTGATTCGGCTGCTGCTTTTTGCCGCCGCTTTACAGACAGATTCGTTCAACATTTCGAGAGCGAGCTCGAGGGGACCGGTGTCGGTAGGGATGGAACAGTGAGCTGGGTCGCCCAATCTGACGTTACTTCACTGGAGGAGGATGCTGCATCTCCGTCCCTGCTGCCGCCAGAAGCCTCCACCCCATTCCCTACTCACACGCGGGCTGCGCCCAAACCGGCCTTGACCCAGGAGGCCCGTGGCTCGGAGCAATTCCAGAGCACCGGAACATTTCAGGACTCGTATGCTCATACTCAGATTCTCCCACCGTCCTCCTCTTCATCATGCTCTTCCTCTATGGGCGGGAATAACGGGCGGAGGGAGGACAGGGGAATAGCGATCAAATATAACCAACCTGGATACAAAGACCTGGAAGAAGAAGACGACAGCTGGGTGGGACCTGTCGCTGTTGAGGAGGAGGAGACGGATGTAGTAGCAAGGGACAATGAGGGCGAGGGTGATATGACCTCAGAAAGAGCCGATCTCAGCCAGACATGCCCCAATCCCTCTGGCACGCCAGCAAACTCTGGGTCAAAAGGCAGTGAGACACCCATTGGTGGTCACACGAAGAATAAACTAAAAAAGCGGTTCTCTTTGCGCAGCGTGGGCCGCAGCGTCCGAGGGAGCGTGCGAGGCATCTTGCACTGGCGTAGCTCCTCCAGTGAGGCCCCTCAGAACTGCAGCTCGGGTAATTCTGCCCCCCTTCCTTCCAGTTACAGCTACACTACAGGCCTGCAAGATGGCAAGAGGAACTCTGGCTCGCAGGGCGTTCCTGcatctctccctgtctctctctcccttcccctctctctccctcactcatcGTCCTCTTCATTGCCCCCATCATCCTCCAGTAGCGCCACCTCCCTCTCGCTCTCTGAGGCCCGTGACTGGCGGCGGAGCAATGGCGATGGGGAGAAGGAGAAGTGGAGTCACCGGTTGGAGAAACTGCGACTGTCCCGATCACCACCACCGACTCTGTCCGCCACAGCTCCACCTTCCTCGGCCGTGTCGCCCTCGGCGCTACCCCCAAGCAGCATCGGTGCCCCGTGGAAGATGGGCAGGCTGGTACGGGAGGGAGGTGTGACCGTGTGCTCATCTTCGGATGAGTTTGCCAGCACTCATGGATTCCCGGGATTTCCCTTTGGACTGCTGCACCACGGCATGGACAGCACAGCGTCGGGACATCCCACGGCCATGGGAGGAACTGCAGGCGGAAGGGGGATGCGGTGGCACAAGTGCCGTCTAGTTCTGAAAGAACGAGATAAGGACGGAGGGGATGGAGGGCTGGAGTATTTCCTGGAGTTTTACATCCCACCTAAG TCCTCCAAGCCCAGACTGACTGTCCCATGCTGCTCTATTGTTGATGTGAGGAGCACTACAGCCATAGAGGTGCCAGACAAAGAGAACACTTTTCTTCTGCAG TTGGAAGGTCAGTTGCAGTACGTGATCGAGACCAGAGATGCGGTTCAGATGAGAGCTTGGCTTAGTGACATCAGAAACGCCATTTGTCTGAG TGAGCAAGAGGATGTTGAGGGAGTGTGCGGCAGTGCTCTCACCGACCTCAGCAGTACGCCAGAATTCAACGACCGCCTGTCTCAAG TGTGTTATGGTGGAGTTGGTGGTTCTCCTCAGCTGGAGCCTCTACCTCCAGAGTTGCCACCCCGCGCCCCTCTTGATGAATCGGACAGTCGACTGCTTGGTGGGGGCGGAGGCGGTCTTAGCACACCTTTTGCAGAAACTCCTGATGCCACAG GATCGTTCCTGTTCTCTGAAGGTTCTGTTTCAGAGAAGGTGGAACATCCTCTGAGTGAGTGTCAGTGGTTTCACGGTACACTCTCTCGTCTTAAGGCGGCCCAGCTGGTGCTGGCGGGCGGCATGGCCAACCATGGAGTGTTCCTTGTGAGGCAGAGTGAGACACGCCGTGGGGAGTATGTCCTCACCTTCAACTTCCAGGGCAAAGCAAAG CACTTGCGTCTCTCCCTCAACGAGGATGGACAGTGTCGTGTGCAGCATCTCTGGTTCCAGTCCATTTTTGACATGCTGGAGCATTTCCGTGTGCACCCCATTCCCCTGGAGTCTGGGGGCGCCTCTGATGTCACCCTCATCAGTTTTGTGGGGGCCACGAATGTCCGGCAACAAG ACTTGACCAGCAGACCCCGTAGTCCTCCTCAGCCACCTCCTCCCCCTCTGCCTCCGGGACGCCCTCCGCCCCCAACCCCGCCGCAGGAACGAGGGATTGAACCGGAGGCCGCCGGAGGAGGCGGAGCAAGCAGCGGGGCGGAGGAGTGCGAGGACCGGGAGCGCGAGCCGCCTCTTCTCCAGCTGGAAGGGGTGGAGGGCGAGGAGAGAGAAGGAGGCAGAGCCAGAGCCATCGACAACCAGTACTCCTTCTTCTAA